The Halorientalis sp. IM1011 genome window below encodes:
- the uvrA gene encoding excinuclease ABC subunit UvrA, giving the protein MTREHIEVRGAEEHNLEDVDVTIPREELTVVTGLSGSGKSSLAFDTVYAEGQRRYIESLSAYARNFLGQMDKPQVENVEGLSPAISIDQKNAANNPRSTVGTVTELHDYLRLLYARVGTPHCPECGREVGEQSAQNMVSRILELPEDTRAKVAAPVVRDQKGAFEDLFDDLVSEGYARVEVDGESFDLTMDRPDLDENYDHTIDVVVDRVKVNEEARSRITDSVETALEKGEGILKVILPDPPENAELGGASARSTGDLADAEDEDGEEAADDRLVVEFSEDLACTHCGIDISEIETRSFSFNSPHGACPECEGIGSTKEVSEDLVIQDPSKPLKNVFEPWSYNRTYYSRQLDNVAEHFGVDLNTPWEAVDPEIQRQFLYGTDDVVHFEWTTKNGTREKTERFEGVIPNLERRHVETDSDRAREHIEEYMAVTTCPACEGTRLKAESRAVLVDDTSITEVNEMSIGDALAHFEGMEAGLDERDTKIAEEILKEIRARLGFMTEVGLEYLTLDREASTLSGGESQRIRLATQIGSGLVGVLYVLDEPSIGLHQRDNDRLLNTLEELRDLGNTLLVVEHDTETMRRADNIIDMGPGPGKRGGEIVVNGSVEEVKDCEQSITGDYLAGDRFIDVPTERREPEGQVTIEGARQHNLKDLDVGLPLGSFTAITGVSGSGKSTLMHDVLYKGLARRMNDNTSVDPGEHDDISGLDQVETVRLIDQSPIGRTPRSNPATYTNVFDHIRELFADTKLAKQRGYEKGRFSFNVKGGRCEECGGQGTVKIDMNFLSDVQVPCEECGGARYNDETLDVTYKGETIADVLEMTVSEAYEFFESHPQIRRRLKLLQDVGLGYMKLGQPSTTLSGGEAQRVKLAEELGKKDSGETLYLLDEPTTGLHPEDERKLIDVLHRLTDDGNTVVVIEHELDLVKNADHIVDLGPEGGENGGEVVAAGTPEEVARTEASYTGRYLRDLLPAVELEGPRSDREPAATEGEGDQATGTGDD; this is encoded by the coding sequence ATGACCAGAGAGCACATCGAGGTCCGTGGGGCCGAGGAACACAACCTCGAGGACGTCGACGTGACCATTCCGCGCGAGGAGTTGACAGTCGTGACGGGGCTGTCGGGGTCGGGGAAGTCCTCGCTGGCGTTCGACACGGTCTACGCCGAGGGCCAGCGGCGCTACATCGAATCGCTCAGCGCCTACGCCCGCAACTTCCTGGGCCAGATGGACAAGCCCCAGGTCGAGAACGTCGAGGGGCTCTCGCCCGCGATCAGCATCGACCAGAAAAACGCCGCCAACAACCCGCGCTCGACGGTCGGCACCGTCACCGAACTCCACGACTATCTGCGACTTCTCTACGCCCGCGTCGGCACCCCGCACTGTCCCGAGTGTGGCCGAGAGGTCGGCGAGCAGAGCGCCCAGAACATGGTCTCCCGGATCCTCGAACTTCCGGAAGACACCCGCGCGAAGGTCGCCGCACCCGTCGTCCGGGACCAGAAGGGCGCCTTCGAGGACCTGTTCGACGACCTCGTGAGCGAGGGGTACGCCCGCGTCGAGGTCGACGGCGAGTCCTTCGATCTGACGATGGACAGACCCGACCTGGACGAGAACTACGACCACACGATCGACGTGGTCGTCGACCGCGTGAAGGTCAACGAGGAGGCTCGCTCGCGGATCACCGACTCCGTCGAGACCGCTCTGGAGAAAGGCGAGGGCATCCTCAAGGTGATCCTCCCCGACCCGCCCGAGAACGCCGAACTCGGCGGGGCGAGCGCCCGGTCGACGGGTGACCTCGCCGACGCCGAGGACGAAGACGGCGAGGAGGCGGCCGACGACCGACTCGTCGTCGAGTTCTCGGAGGATCTGGCCTGTACGCACTGTGGCATCGACATCTCCGAGATCGAGACCCGCTCGTTCTCGTTCAACTCCCCGCACGGGGCCTGTCCCGAGTGTGAGGGGATCGGCTCGACCAAGGAGGTCAGCGAGGACCTGGTGATTCAGGATCCCTCGAAGCCGCTCAAGAACGTCTTCGAACCCTGGAGTTACAACCGGACCTACTACTCCCGGCAGCTGGACAACGTGGCCGAGCACTTCGGCGTCGACCTGAACACGCCCTGGGAGGCGGTCGACCCCGAGATCCAGCGGCAGTTCCTCTACGGCACCGACGACGTGGTCCACTTCGAGTGGACCACCAAGAACGGTACCCGCGAGAAGACCGAGCGGTTCGAGGGCGTCATTCCCAATCTGGAGCGTCGCCACGTCGAGACCGACAGTGACCGCGCCCGCGAGCACATCGAGGAGTACATGGCCGTCACCACCTGTCCGGCCTGTGAGGGGACCCGGCTGAAAGCCGAGTCCCGGGCGGTGCTGGTGGACGACACGTCGATCACCGAGGTCAACGAGATGTCCATCGGCGACGCGCTCGCACACTTCGAGGGGATGGAAGCGGGGTTGGACGAGCGCGACACCAAGATCGCAGAGGAGATCCTCAAGGAGATCCGGGCACGGCTCGGGTTCATGACCGAGGTCGGGCTGGAGTACCTGACGCTGGACCGGGAAGCCTCGACCCTCTCGGGCGGGGAGAGCCAGCGCATCCGGCTGGCCACCCAGATCGGGTCCGGGCTGGTCGGCGTCCTCTACGTCCTCGACGAACCCTCCATCGGGCTCCACCAGCGGGACAACGACCGCCTGCTGAACACGCTGGAAGAGCTCCGAGACCTCGGGAACACCCTGCTCGTCGTCGAGCACGACACGGAGACCATGCGGCGGGCCGACAACATCATCGACATGGGGCCCGGTCCGGGCAAGCGGGGCGGCGAGATCGTCGTCAACGGCTCCGTCGAGGAAGTCAAGGACTGCGAGCAATCCATTACCGGCGACTATCTCGCCGGCGATCGGTTCATCGACGTGCCGACGGAACGCCGCGAGCCGGAGGGGCAGGTTACCATCGAGGGCGCACGCCAGCACAACCTCAAGGATCTGGACGTGGGCCTGCCGCTGGGCTCGTTCACCGCGATCACGGGCGTCTCCGGCTCCGGGAAGTCCACGCTCATGCACGACGTGCTCTACAAGGGGCTGGCCCGCCGGATGAACGACAATACATCTGTGGATCCCGGCGAGCACGACGACATCTCGGGACTGGACCAGGTCGAGACCGTCCGGCTGATCGACCAGTCGCCCATCGGCCGCACCCCGCGGTCGAACCCCGCTACCTACACCAACGTCTTCGACCACATCCGGGAGCTGTTCGCCGACACCAAGCTGGCCAAACAGCGCGGCTACGAGAAGGGGCGCTTCTCGTTCAACGTCAAGGGCGGCCGGTGTGAGGAGTGTGGCGGGCAGGGCACCGTCAAGATCGACATGAACTTCCTCAGCGACGTGCAGGTGCCCTGCGAGGAGTGTGGCGGCGCGCGCTACAACGACGAGACGCTGGACGTGACCTACAAGGGCGAGACCATCGCGGACGTACTGGAGATGACGGTGTCCGAGGCCTACGAGTTCTTCGAGAGCCACCCGCAGATCCGCCGGCGGCTGAAGCTCCTGCAGGACGTGGGGCTGGGCTACATGAAGCTCGGCCAGCCCTCGACGACGCTCTCGGGTGGCGAGGCCCAGCGGGTGAAACTCGCCGAGGAACTGGGGAAGAAAGACAGTGGCGAGACGCTGTACCTGCTGGACGAGCCGACGACCGGGCTCCACCCAGAGGACGAGCGCAAGCTGATCGACGTGCTTCACCGGCTGACCGACGACGGCAACACCGTGGTCGTGATCGAACACGAACTCGATCTCGTGAAGAACGCCGACCACATCGTCGACCTCGGGCCCGAGGGCGGCGAGAACGGCGGCGAGGTCGTGGCAGCGGGCACACCGGAAGAGGTCGCTCGGACCGAGGCGTCCTACACCGGACGGTACCTGCGTGACCTGTTGCCCGCGGTGGAACTGGAGGGCCCACGGAGCGACCGTGAGCCGGCCGCCACCGAGGGTGAGGGGGATCAAGCGACGGGTACTGGGGACGACTAG
- a CDS encoding TetR/AcrR family transcriptional regulator — protein sequence MAKRTDLFEADPDDTREAIMKATYEALSKHGYADLTIQRIGDEFDKSKSLLYHHYDSKDALLVDFLGFMLERTEGAIPLEEADAVDERLRIGLDHVFTEIIGGNREEFNRAITELRAQSAHDDSFCEQFTKNDRYFKQRVQGILEAGIEQGVFREVDTEQVAAMIVTIIQGATFQSTTSTEPDLEAVRAELDAYFQARLLAEE from the coding sequence ATGGCGAAGCGGACGGATCTGTTCGAGGCGGACCCCGACGACACGCGAGAGGCCATCATGAAGGCGACCTACGAGGCGCTCTCGAAACACGGGTACGCCGACCTGACGATCCAGCGGATCGGCGACGAGTTCGACAAGAGCAAGTCGCTGCTGTATCACCACTACGACAGCAAGGACGCGCTGCTGGTCGACTTTCTCGGATTCATGCTCGAACGAACGGAGGGTGCGATCCCCCTGGAGGAAGCCGACGCCGTGGACGAACGGTTACGGATCGGACTGGATCACGTGTTCACCGAGATCATCGGGGGCAACCGTGAGGAGTTCAACCGGGCCATAACGGAACTGCGCGCCCAGTCCGCACACGACGATTCCTTCTGTGAGCAGTTCACGAAAAACGACCGGTACTTCAAACAGCGAGTCCAGGGCATCCTCGAAGCGGGTATCGAACAGGGTGTCTTTCGCGAGGTCGACACCGAACAGGTCGCGGCGATGATCGTCACCATCATCCAGGGTGCGACCTTTCAGTCGACGACGAGTACCGAACCGGATCTCGAGGCGGTCCGTGCGGAACTGGACGCCTACTTCCAGGCGCGACTCCTCGCCGAGGAGTGA
- a CDS encoding COG1361 S-layer family protein: MRRSLLAALGVVALVLVPMTVLGGFVVSGNPELSAAIGDNRVTPGEDTQLTLQINNRGEIDQGSASGLESQVTKARGMTVDLQAGDAPVTVETAEQTVGQLPGEQSADLPYEISVDDGAEPGTYTMEVDVEYSYYSQITQTDSGRRVYNERTTSDTYEVTLRVEDNAEFEIVDTESDVQIGSSGTVAVTMENTGTQTASDTNVKLESLNSDLTFGKSSSGTRYAGEWEPGERKTVEYTVTASDDAEQQRYAFRATTSYEDADGVPQESKALSMGVRPLPEMAFSLDASSSLRVGEDGTISGTITNDGDRTARDVVVRLASEHANLDVTDREYSVGTLEPGASADFEISVDISDSAESGPKQFTFVADYRDDNGDSRTSDDLPTRQDVTPGSDAFAVTVANGSLENGGSTNLEVEVTNTANETLSSISAKLFADSPISVSDSEAYIDELEPGESATMTFSTSASGALPKEYPLSLDFEYDDEDGDTLLSDRYRISVDVTESSDDGSSFPLSLVGVGVVIVVAVGGYMRFR, translated from the coding sequence ATGAGACGGTCACTACTCGCAGCTCTCGGCGTCGTCGCACTGGTCCTGGTCCCGATGACGGTCCTCGGCGGATTCGTCGTGTCCGGTAACCCCGAGCTTTCGGCCGCCATCGGAGACAACAGAGTCACACCCGGAGAAGACACCCAGCTCACCCTCCAGATCAACAATCGAGGGGAGATAGATCAGGGTTCGGCTTCCGGTCTGGAATCGCAGGTCACCAAGGCCCGTGGGATGACGGTCGACCTGCAGGCGGGTGACGCACCCGTGACCGTCGAGACCGCCGAGCAGACCGTGGGGCAACTCCCCGGCGAACAGTCGGCGGATCTCCCCTACGAGATCTCTGTCGACGACGGTGCCGAACCGGGCACCTACACGATGGAGGTCGACGTGGAGTACAGCTACTACTCACAGATCACTCAGACAGACTCGGGTCGGCGGGTGTACAACGAGCGGACCACGAGCGACACCTACGAGGTCACGCTCCGCGTCGAGGACAACGCCGAGTTCGAGATCGTCGACACCGAATCCGACGTACAGATCGGCTCCTCGGGGACGGTCGCGGTGACCATGGAGAACACGGGGACCCAGACGGCCAGTGACACGAACGTCAAACTCGAATCGCTGAACTCCGATCTCACCTTCGGCAAGTCGAGTTCGGGGACCCGCTACGCCGGCGAGTGGGAGCCCGGCGAGCGAAAGACCGTCGAGTACACGGTCACCGCATCGGACGACGCCGAACAGCAGCGATACGCCTTCCGTGCGACGACGAGTTACGAGGACGCCGACGGCGTCCCTCAGGAGTCGAAGGCCCTCTCGATGGGCGTGCGGCCCCTGCCCGAGATGGCCTTCTCCCTCGACGCCAGTTCCTCGCTGCGAGTGGGTGAAGACGGGACCATCTCCGGGACGATCACCAACGACGGCGACCGGACCGCTCGCGACGTGGTCGTTCGCCTCGCCAGCGAGCACGCCAACCTCGACGTCACCGACCGCGAGTACTCCGTCGGGACGCTCGAACCGGGCGCGAGCGCCGACTTCGAGATCAGTGTCGACATCAGTGACAGCGCCGAGAGCGGCCCCAAGCAGTTCACCTTCGTCGCCGACTACCGCGACGACAACGGCGACTCGCGGACGAGCGACGACCTCCCCACCCGGCAGGACGTGACCCCCGGCTCTGACGCGTTCGCGGTCACCGTCGCCAACGGGAGCTTAGAGAACGGCGGCTCGACGAACCTGGAGGTCGAGGTGACCAACACGGCAAACGAGACGCTCTCCTCCATCTCGGCGAAGCTGTTCGCCGACAGCCCGATCAGCGTCTCCGACTCGGAGGCGTACATCGACGAACTCGAACCCGGAGAGTCGGCGACGATGACGTTCAGCACCAGTGCCAGCGGCGCCTTGCCCAAGGAGTACCCGCTGTCGCTGGACTTCGAGTACGACGACGAGGACGGTGACACGCTGCTGTCGGATCGCTATCGGATCTCGGTCGACGTCACCGAGTCGAGCGACGACGGCAGCAGCTTCCCGCTGTCGCTCGTGGGCGTCGGCGTCGTGATCGTCGTCGCCGTGGGCGGCTACATGCGCTTCCGCTAA
- a CDS encoding MinD/ParA family protein, which translates to MPATVYAVAGGKGGVGKTTTAANLAATLRATGRAVALVDADLAMSNLQGIIGIDHDPTIHDVLAGDADLEDAIVGESADALDAAGRLDVLPGTSELAAFADADPSGITEVVDVLAGRYDAIVLDTASGVSRESAIPIEAADETVVMTTPDRAAVLDAKKTAEFVRGLDGSVAGLVVSRTCQGLTDDEIVETVGVDHLATIPDLDVPGVDPLVPYRTLVVRLLIGQDVATDPAAVLDIEPGQTPRITSTLEPTPEQSATSVEVSTPAATSGGADVAEEPAVTDGDESAAGESADETEEVESDGRLGRFVDAIGR; encoded by the coding sequence ATGCCAGCGACAGTCTATGCAGTTGCCGGCGGCAAGGGCGGTGTCGGCAAGACGACGACGGCGGCGAACCTCGCGGCGACGCTGCGGGCGACGGGTCGTGCGGTCGCCCTCGTGGACGCCGATCTGGCGATGTCGAACCTGCAGGGGATCATCGGCATCGACCACGATCCGACGATCCACGACGTACTCGCCGGGGACGCCGACCTCGAGGACGCCATCGTCGGCGAGTCGGCCGACGCCCTCGATGCGGCCGGTCGCCTCGACGTGTTGCCCGGGACCAGCGAACTCGCCGCCTTCGCCGACGCCGACCCCAGCGGGATCACGGAGGTCGTCGACGTGCTCGCCGGGCGCTACGACGCCATCGTCCTCGATACGGCTTCCGGCGTCTCCCGGGAGAGCGCCATCCCGATCGAGGCCGCCGACGAGACCGTCGTGATGACGACGCCCGACCGCGCCGCCGTGCTGGACGCGAAAAAGACCGCGGAGTTCGTCCGCGGCCTCGACGGCTCCGTCGCCGGTCTCGTCGTCTCCCGGACCTGTCAGGGACTGACCGACGACGAGATCGTCGAGACCGTCGGCGTCGACCACCTCGCGACGATCCCCGATCTGGACGTGCCCGGCGTCGATCCGCTGGTGCCCTACCGCACGCTGGTCGTCCGCCTCCTCATCGGCCAGGACGTGGCGACCGACCCCGCGGCGGTCCTGGACATCGAACCCGGCCAGACCCCCCGGATCACCAGCACGCTCGAACCCACCCCGGAGCAATCCGCCACGAGCGTCGAAGTGAGTACGCCGGCCGCGACGTCCGGGGGAGCCGACGTAGCGGAAGAACCGGCGGTAACCGACGGCGACGAGTCGGCTGCCGGGGAATCGGCAGACGAGACCGAAGAGGTGGAGAGCGACGGCCGCCTGGGCCGGTTCGTCGACGCTATCGGCCGGTAA
- a CDS encoding SDR family NAD(P)-dependent oxidoreductase, translating to MLTPDLSERTALVTGSARGVGRELLLGIAACGADVAVHYRTSDAAAAEVAERAREDGVETTTVQGDVTDPDDVDALFSTVEADLDTVDVLVNNVGAFAPVHWEEMDFDTWQTVLETNLNGTYLCSKRALPGMRAAGDGRIVNIGYASAERALVSPKNFPYFVAKTGVLMFTRMLAADTADDGITVNAVSPYVVENSDEFPEDLPRDRPAAFEDLIQPTLFFLAPDSDYLSGANVEVSGGWLPERV from the coding sequence ATGCTCACACCGGACCTCTCGGAGCGGACGGCGCTGGTGACGGGGAGTGCCAGAGGCGTGGGACGGGAACTCCTCCTCGGAATCGCAGCCTGTGGGGCCGACGTGGCGGTCCACTACCGGACGAGCGACGCGGCCGCGGCCGAGGTGGCCGAACGCGCTCGCGAGGACGGCGTCGAGACGACGACGGTGCAGGGGGACGTGACCGATCCAGACGACGTGGACGCGCTCTTCTCGACGGTCGAAGCCGACCTCGACACCGTGGACGTGCTCGTCAACAACGTGGGCGCGTTCGCGCCCGTCCACTGGGAGGAGATGGATTTCGACACCTGGCAGACGGTGCTAGAGACCAACCTCAACGGGACCTACCTCTGTTCGAAGCGGGCGCTACCCGGGATGCGTGCGGCGGGGGACGGTCGGATCGTCAACATCGGGTACGCGAGCGCCGAGCGGGCGCTGGTCAGCCCGAAGAACTTCCCCTACTTCGTCGCGAAGACGGGCGTGTTGATGTTCACGCGGATGCTGGCGGCCGACACGGCCGACGACGGGATCACGGTCAACGCCGTCTCGCCGTACGTCGTCGAGAACTCCGACGAGTTCCCCGAGGACCTCCCGCGGGACCGCCCCGCCGCGTTCGAGGACCTGATCCAGCCCACCCTCTTTTTCCTCGCCCCGGACAGCGACTACCTCAGTGGCGCGAACGTCGAGGTGTCGGGCGGGTGGTTGCCAGAACGGGTCTGA
- a CDS encoding MMPL family transporter gives MDYQRVIDRIDETIVERPGRIILAFLLVTAVFAVGLGNISTSAGTSQFTTGLPAEEAFTQVNEEFSPSFATDTGSTSLIQREGNVLSKQSMLAMLRAQERIKDRDAMRVSSTGGAAQIVARQLDPQATTLEEQIDAVEDASDSQIDQAVQQAAERSPQFAGLLSNDFNRRSATATATIGSVSHEVPAGLSTGSGQGGTSPLTPIQEEVEFAVESVDGNIQVFGAGILAGEFANVITDSLLIVVPAAVIFITLFLTIAYRDLVDLLLGVVALLLTIVWTFGFMGLAGIPFSQMLIAVPPLLLAVGIDFGIHAINRYREERVLDRGIGESMRITTDQLIVAFFIVTGTTVIGFAANLISDLGPIKDFGLVAGIGITFTFLIFGIFLPAAKVWIDRKRERYPIPTFSQTPLGSEGSALGKVLRGGVIVADRAPAIFLILILLGTAGAGYYATGVDTSFAQEDFLPPEENPDWVMELPEPFRPHEYTVTETTNYLEDKFDSTQSDSVTMYVQGPLEKSTTLDSIHRAGRDPPDTIITGDDRQAESTSIVTVIQDQAERDEEFGALVARNDVDDDGIPDQNLGTVYDALLDSPARDQALSYMTENRRSTRVVYTVEADAEQSEITADAREMADDYRLDAVATGQTVVFQAVSDVIFESALESLVVALIGATLFLIVVYRVFEDSATLGIANVVPIVVTVTLVAGSMRFLDIPFNAITATILAITIGLGIDYSVHVTHRFADERREYDLVTALDRTVRGTGGALLGSMFTTVFGIGVLALALFPAIGQFGTLTALSIVYAFTTSIFVLPSALVLWDRFVGYGPGAVTTGGGGGPSPDLSPGSATGTPNPDTAPSAENASLAEAVPGLPDSGTDGTTNGGPTAGAGGDAGPPVDGESTADSGGEPATDDEETEPTADADSTAED, from the coding sequence ATGGACTACCAGCGCGTCATCGACCGGATCGACGAGACCATCGTCGAACGACCCGGCCGGATCATACTCGCCTTCCTGCTCGTGACGGCCGTCTTCGCCGTGGGACTGGGGAACATCAGTACCTCCGCGGGAACGTCCCAGTTCACCACCGGCCTGCCGGCAGAGGAGGCGTTCACGCAGGTCAACGAGGAGTTCTCGCCGAGCTTCGCGACCGACACCGGCAGCACGTCGCTCATCCAGCGCGAAGGCAACGTCCTCTCGAAGCAGTCGATGCTGGCGATGCTGCGCGCACAGGAGCGAATCAAGGACAGGGACGCCATGCGCGTGAGTTCCACCGGCGGCGCTGCCCAGATCGTCGCCCGGCAGCTCGATCCCCAGGCGACGACGCTGGAAGAGCAGATCGACGCCGTCGAGGACGCGTCCGACTCCCAGATCGATCAGGCGGTCCAGCAGGCGGCCGAGCGGAGCCCGCAGTTCGCTGGCCTGTTGAGCAACGACTTCAACCGGCGCTCCGCGACGGCGACGGCCACGATCGGTTCGGTGAGCCACGAGGTTCCCGCGGGGCTGTCCACTGGCTCCGGACAGGGCGGGACGAGTCCCCTGACGCCCATCCAGGAAGAGGTCGAGTTCGCCGTCGAGAGCGTCGACGGCAACATCCAGGTGTTCGGTGCGGGCATCCTCGCCGGCGAGTTCGCGAACGTCATCACCGACTCGCTTCTGATCGTCGTGCCGGCCGCGGTGATCTTCATCACCCTCTTCCTGACCATCGCCTACCGCGATCTCGTCGACCTGCTGCTGGGCGTGGTCGCCTTGCTGTTGACCATCGTCTGGACGTTCGGGTTCATGGGGCTGGCTGGGATCCCGTTCAGCCAGATGCTGATCGCGGTGCCGCCGCTGTTGCTCGCGGTCGGGATCGACTTCGGGATCCACGCGATCAACCGCTACCGCGAGGAGCGGGTCCTGGACCGCGGCATCGGTGAGTCGATGCGGATCACGACCGATCAGCTGATCGTCGCCTTCTTCATCGTCACGGGGACGACCGTCATCGGGTTCGCGGCGAACCTCATCAGCGACCTCGGCCCGATCAAGGACTTCGGACTGGTCGCCGGTATCGGGATCACCTTCACGTTCCTCATCTTCGGGATCTTCCTCCCGGCGGCGAAGGTCTGGATCGACCGGAAGCGCGAACGGTACCCGATCCCGACCTTCAGCCAGACGCCGCTGGGGTCGGAGGGGTCGGCCCTGGGGAAGGTTCTCCGGGGTGGCGTCATCGTCGCCGACCGCGCGCCGGCGATCTTCCTGATCTTGATCCTGCTCGGGACCGCCGGCGCGGGCTACTACGCGACCGGCGTCGACACCTCCTTCGCACAGGAGGACTTCCTCCCGCCGGAGGAGAACCCCGACTGGGTGATGGAGCTGCCCGAGCCGTTCCGGCCCCACGAGTACACCGTCACGGAGACGACCAACTACCTCGAGGACAAGTTCGACTCCACCCAGTCCGACTCGGTGACGATGTACGTCCAGGGGCCCTTGGAGAAATCGACGACCCTGGATAGCATCCACCGTGCCGGTCGCGACCCGCCGGACACCATCATCACCGGCGATGACAGGCAGGCCGAGTCGACGAGCATCGTCACGGTGATCCAGGATCAGGCAGAACGCGACGAGGAGTTCGGCGCGCTCGTCGCCCGGAACGACGTGGACGACGACGGCATCCCCGACCAGAATCTCGGGACTGTCTACGACGCCCTGCTCGACTCGCCGGCGCGTGATCAGGCGCTCAGCTACATGACCGAGAACCGCCGGAGCACGCGCGTCGTCTACACGGTCGAGGCCGACGCGGAGCAAAGCGAGATCACCGCCGACGCCCGGGAGATGGCCGACGACTACCGGCTCGACGCGGTCGCGACCGGCCAGACCGTCGTCTTCCAGGCGGTCTCGGACGTGATCTTCGAGTCCGCGCTGGAGAGCCTCGTCGTGGCGCTGATCGGGGCGACGCTGTTCCTGATCGTCGTCTACCGGGTCTTCGAGGACAGCGCGACGCTGGGCATCGCGAACGTCGTCCCCATCGTGGTGACGGTGACGCTGGTCGCGGGGTCGATGCGGTTCCTCGATATCCCGTTCAACGCCATCACGGCGACGATCCTGGCGATTACGATCGGGCTGGGGATCGACTACTCGGTCCACGTCACGCACCGCTTCGCCGACGAACGCCGGGAATACGACCTCGTGACGGCGCTCGACCGGACCGTCCGGGGGACCGGCGGCGCGCTGCTGGGCAGTATGTTCACGACCGTCTTCGGCATCGGCGTGCTCGCGCTGGCGCTGTTCCCCGCGATCGGCCAGTTCGGGACGCTCACTGCCCTGAGCATCGTCTACGCCTTCACCACCTCGATCTTCGTCCTCCCGTCGGCGCTGGTGCTGTGGGACCGCTTCGTCGGCTACGGTCCCGGTGCGGTGACGACCGGCGGCGGTGGCGGCCCCTCGCCCGACCTCAGCCCGGGGTCCGCGACGGGGACGCCCAACCCCGACACGGCCCCCTCGGCCGAGAACGCGTCGCTCGCCGAGGCGGTTCCGGGCCTCCCGGACTCGGGGACCGACGGCACGACCAACGGCGGCCCGACGGCGGGTGCAGGCGGCGACGCTGGTCCCCCAGTCGACGGAGAGTCGACAGCCGACAGCGGTGGCGAACCGGCGACCGACGACGAGGAAACCGAACCCACCGCCGACGCGGACTCGACCGCCGAGGACTGA
- a CDS encoding LVIVD repeat-containing protein — protein sequence MRRRQFLAATAGVGLHPVAVASPRTQSASFAPLGTLDVEGIAEAVVGDDDSTVYAAVSDGFATLDISDPTAPALLAERRDVLADRDGGPLSQIWDVKVDGDRLLVVGPANGTGGDQLRAAVVYDVSDPAAPELLGVHETEYPIHNSDLRDGVAYLTAIGTDGAELATVSADPDPERLGGWSLTDRDERWADVSFALANLHDVYVQDDRAYLAFWDAGTWILDVSDPANPTFVSRVRGRSVEKLRQFGANGAQRDGLRLPGNDHYVAVDDSGDLLGIGVEAWFESGPGGIELYDVSDEANPEHLARIDPPPIPEDENASYSEGVWTTAHNFEFDGDRLYTSWYQGGVKVFDVSDPANPTEIAAWRDTDDACFWTARTAGDVVVASSSSQPPNLDIEERLYTFPDPGAEVTTPTSERPTTTDASGPGFGVLAGLAGLGVGAWRYGRDC from the coding sequence ATGCGCCGCCGCCAGTTCCTCGCAGCGACGGCCGGAGTCGGCCTGCACCCGGTCGCCGTCGCCAGCCCCCGCACGCAGTCCGCGTCGTTCGCCCCGCTTGGCACCCTCGACGTCGAGGGCATCGCGGAGGCCGTCGTCGGTGACGACGATTCCACCGTCTACGCGGCCGTCTCCGACGGGTTCGCCACCCTCGATATCTCCGACCCGACCGCGCCCGCCCTGCTGGCCGAGCGCCGCGACGTGCTCGCCGACCGCGACGGTGGCCCACTCAGTCAGATCTGGGACGTGAAGGTCGACGGCGACCGCCTGCTCGTCGTCGGGCCAGCGAACGGCACGGGGGGCGATCAACTCCGGGCTGCCGTCGTCTACGACGTGAGCGACCCCGCCGCCCCCGAGCTGCTGGGCGTCCACGAGACCGAGTATCCGATCCACAACAGCGACCTCCGGGACGGCGTGGCCTACCTCACCGCCATCGGGACGGACGGAGCCGAACTCGCGACGGTCTCGGCCGATCCCGACCCGGAACGCCTCGGCGGCTGGTCGCTCACCGACCGCGACGAGCGGTGGGCCGACGTGTCATTCGCGCTCGCGAACCTCCACGACGTGTACGTGCAGGACGACCGGGCCTACCTCGCCTTCTGGGACGCCGGCACCTGGATTCTGGACGTGAGCGACCCCGCGAACCCGACGTTCGTCTCGCGAGTGCGGGGCCGATCGGTCGAGAAACTTCGACAATTCGGTGCAAATGGCGCGCAACGCGACGGGCTCCGGCTTCCCGGCAACGATCACTACGTCGCCGTCGACGACAGCGGCGACCTGCTCGGCATCGGCGTCGAGGCCTGGTTCGAGTCCGGTCCGGGCGGGATCGAACTCTACGACGTATCCGACGAGGCGAACCCCGAGCACCTCGCCCGGATCGACCCGCCGCCGATCCCCGAGGACGAGAACGCGAGCTACAGCGAGGGCGTCTGGACGACCGCCCACAACTTCGAGTTCGACGGCGACCGGCTGTACACCTCCTGGTATCAGGGCGGCGTGAAGGTCTTCGACGTGAGCGACCCCGCGAACCCGACCGAGATCGCCGCCTGGCGCGATACCGACGACGCCTGTTTCTGGACCGCCCGGACCGCCGGCGACGTGGTCGTCGCCTCCAGTAGCAGTCAACCACCGAACCTGGACATCGAAGAGCGCCTCTACACGTTCCCGGATCCCGGTGCCGAGGTGACGACACCGACAAGCGAGCGACCAACCACGACCGACGCGAGCGGCCCCGGCTTCGGCGTTCTCGCGGGGCTGGCTGGCCTCGGCGTGGGTGCGTGGCGGTACGGACGGGACTGCTGA